One genomic segment of Cystobacter fuscus DSM 2262 includes these proteins:
- the coaBC gene encoding bifunctional phosphopantothenoylcysteine decarboxylase/phosphopantothenate--cysteine ligase CoaBC — MNASALQGRRVIVGVGGGIAAYKACELVRELGRAGAQVRVAMTEAAQQFVTPLTFQALSGHPVLTDYFDPSQEGNFGHLDLARWADLYVVAPATADLMARIRAGLGGDAVTTSLLAFRGPVLLAPAMNVAMWDNERTQENLAALRASPRFHFVGPGAGLLACGDVGAGRLADVGDIVAAAKALFAPGPLAGRRVLLTAGPTREYLDPVRFISNPSTGKMGLAVAQAARSLGAHVTVVLGPVGAVDRTGLEVVDVVGAEDMAREVLARVEDVDLFIASAAVSDWKPQTRAEHKVKKTEGPETLTLVRTPDVLAEASRRVAGRERRPALVGFAAETQRVVEYARQKLERKGLDAIVANDVTAPGAGFGVDTNQVTVLTRDGGEHALSGTKHEVARALLELVRGYLPALPQ, encoded by the coding sequence ATGAACGCGTCGGCATTGCAGGGGCGCCGGGTGATCGTCGGAGTGGGCGGCGGCATCGCGGCTTACAAGGCGTGCGAGCTGGTGCGGGAGTTGGGCCGCGCCGGGGCTCAGGTGCGCGTGGCCATGACGGAGGCGGCCCAGCAGTTCGTCACGCCGCTCACCTTCCAGGCGCTCAGCGGCCACCCGGTGCTCACGGACTATTTCGATCCCTCGCAGGAGGGCAACTTCGGCCACCTGGACCTGGCGCGCTGGGCGGACCTGTACGTGGTGGCCCCGGCGACGGCGGACCTGATGGCGCGCATCCGCGCGGGGCTCGGCGGCGACGCGGTGACCACGTCGCTGCTCGCCTTCCGGGGTCCGGTGCTGCTCGCGCCCGCGATGAACGTGGCCATGTGGGACAACGAGCGGACCCAGGAGAACCTCGCCGCGCTGCGCGCCTCCCCCCGCTTCCATTTCGTGGGCCCGGGGGCGGGACTGCTCGCGTGCGGAGACGTGGGCGCGGGCCGGCTCGCGGACGTGGGCGACATCGTCGCGGCGGCGAAGGCCCTCTTCGCTCCGGGGCCGCTCGCGGGCCGGCGGGTGCTGCTCACCGCGGGGCCCACGCGCGAGTACCTGGACCCCGTGCGCTTCATCTCCAACCCCTCGACGGGGAAGATGGGGCTGGCGGTGGCGCAGGCGGCGCGGAGCCTCGGGGCGCACGTCACGGTGGTGCTCGGTCCGGTGGGCGCGGTGGATCGGACGGGCCTGGAGGTGGTGGACGTGGTGGGCGCGGAGGACATGGCGCGCGAGGTGCTCGCCCGGGTGGAGGACGTGGACCTCTTCATCGCGTCCGCGGCGGTGAGCGACTGGAAGCCCCAGACGCGCGCGGAGCACAAGGTGAAGAAGACCGAGGGGCCGGAGACGCTGACGCTGGTGCGCACGCCAGACGTGCTCGCCGAGGCCTCGCGGCGGGTGGCGGGGCGCGAGCGCAGGCCCGCGCTGGTGGGCTTCGCGGCGGAGACGCAGCGGGTGGTGGAGTACGCGCGTCAGAAGCTCGAGCGCAAGGGGCTGGACGCCATCGTGGCCAATGACGTCACCGCGCCGGGCGCGGGCTTCGGCGTGGACACCAACCAGGTGACGGTGCTCACCCGCGACGGGGGGGAGCACGCGCTGTCCGGCACCAAGCACGAGGTGGCTCGCGCCCTGTTGGAACTGGTGCGCGGCTACCTGCCCGCGCTGCCTCAGTAG
- a CDS encoding SDR family oxidoreductase, which yields MKKLEGKVSIVTGAASGLGRSIARLFAAEGSRVVATDINPAGLESLSAEIRDAGGVVTPLRVDISQQADLDKMFETTLSTHGTLDILVNNAGVMDDFSPVGDVTDAMWERLMSINLTAPFRAMRSALRIMAEKKSGNIINIASVGGLQGARAGAAYTASKHAVIGLTKNTGFFYAKAGIRCNAIAPGGMLTNIAAGLDMSKVPAAVMERMGPGLALNVRNSHPDEVARVALFLASEESSFVNGTVVTADGGWSAY from the coding sequence ATGAAGAAACTCGAAGGCAAGGTCTCCATCGTCACGGGCGCGGCCTCGGGCCTGGGCCGCTCCATCGCCCGGCTCTTCGCCGCCGAAGGCAGCCGCGTGGTCGCCACCGACATCAACCCGGCGGGGCTCGAGTCCCTGTCCGCGGAAATCCGGGACGCGGGCGGAGTCGTGACACCGCTGCGTGTCGACATCTCCCAGCAGGCGGACCTCGACAAGATGTTCGAGACGACCCTGAGCACCCACGGCACCCTGGACATCCTGGTGAACAACGCGGGCGTCATGGATGACTTCAGCCCGGTGGGTGACGTGACGGACGCGATGTGGGAGCGCCTCATGAGCATCAACCTGACGGCGCCCTTCCGCGCCATGAGGAGCGCCCTGCGCATCATGGCCGAGAAGAAGTCGGGCAACATCATCAACATCGCGTCCGTGGGAGGCCTGCAGGGCGCACGCGCCGGAGCGGCCTACACCGCGAGCAAGCACGCGGTGATCGGCCTCACCAAGAACACCGGGTTCTTCTACGCCAAGGCCGGCATCCGCTGTAACGCCATCGCCCCCGGAGGCATGCTGACCAACATCGCCGCCGGCCTGGACATGAGCAAGGTGCCCGCGGCGGTGATGGAGCGGATGGGGCCCGGCCTGGCGCTCAATGTCCGCAACTCCCATCCGGACGAGGTGGCGCGGGTCGCCCTGTTCCTCGCCTCGGAGGAGTCGTCCTTCGTCAACGGCACGGTCGTGACGGCGGACGGAGGCTGGAGCGCCTACTGA